From the genome of Lotus japonicus ecotype B-129 chromosome 6, LjGifu_v1.2, one region includes:
- the LOC130724269 gene encoding uncharacterized protein LOC130724269, translating to MDPTFAVTLSEEQFHQFYRMHRELFKYLVIGLSRDPKESMRVLALWLWLERRGYSNVIGKIYSSISHVSINGLADEAVTCLNCINTSLTDLSFDDDDDLPLMHKIIDKNISLKILYGNKVWATQGVAKVLKEVCERAFGDIIQEVNKRVLGECDLESQQVQGITSSKDLEGDKSNVAISSNMKLDEVNDIFRNLLMTWEPCGAC from the coding sequence ATGGATCCTACATTTGCTGTTACCCTCTCTGAAGAACAGTTCCATCAATTTTATAGAATGCACAGAGAGCTGTTTAAATATCTTGTGATTGGCCTTTCACGAGACCCAAAAGAGTCAATGCGAGTTCTCGCCTTATGGCTCTGGCTAGAGCGCAGGGGATATTCTAATGTGATCGGCAAGATATATTCTTCAATATCCCACGTTTCAATCAATGGACTTGCAGATGAGGCCGTTACATGCCTTAACTGTATTAATACAAGCTTAACAGATTTATCATTTGATGACGATGATGATCTTCCTCTTATGCATAAGATAATTGATAAGAATATCTCTCTCAAAATCTTGTATGGAAATAAGGTTTGGGCAACTCAAGGGGTGGCCAAAGTGTTGAAGGAAGTGTGTGAAAGAGCATTTGGTGACATCATACAAGAAGTTAATAAACGAGTTTTAGGTGAGTGCGATCTGGAAAGCCAACAAGTGCAGGGAATAACAAGTTCAAAGGATCTTGAAGGTGACAAATCTAATGTTGCAATTTCTTCCAATATGAAGCTCGATGAAGTCAATGACATTTTCAGAAATCTTCTGATGACGTGGGAGCCATGTGGAGCTTGTTGA